The following are encoded in a window of Pedobacter cryoconitis genomic DNA:
- the rpsU gene encoding 30S ribosomal protein S21, giving the protein MIIINIKDGESLDKALKRFKKKFEKTGVLRELRSRQAYEKKSVARRTLVKHAIYKENMHLEGKI; this is encoded by the coding sequence ATGATCATAATTAATATTAAAGACGGCGAATCACTTGATAAAGCCCTTAAACGTTTCAAAAAGAAATTTGAAAAAACTGGTGTATTGAGAGAACTACGTAGCCGTCAGGCATACGAGAAAAAATCTGTAGCTCGTCGTACATTAGTTAAGCACGCGATTTATAAAGAAAATATG
- a CDS encoding acyl-CoA dehydrogenase family protein has protein sequence MQETLAQNTGFNFSTSENQLMIRSMVKDFAEKNIRPHVMEWDEAQTFPVEVFKKLGELGMMGVLVPEVYGGSGFGYQEYVDVIVEVARVCGSIGLSLAAHNSLCTGHILAFGTEEQKMKWLPKLATAEWIGAWGLTEANTGSDALRMMTTATLDGDHYVLNGAKNWITHGKSGDIAVVMVRTGEKGDSKGISAIVVERGTPGFSAGKKENKLGMRASETTEMIFDNCRVPVANLLGNVGEGFKQAMKVLDGGRISIAALSLGIAKGAYEAALAYAQERHQFGQPISSFQAISFKLADMATEIEAAELLIRQSADLKNRGQKMTKESAMAKYFASEVAVRAATEAVQIFGGYGYTKDFPVEKFYRDSKLCTIGEGTSEIQKIVIAREILNK, from the coding sequence ATGCAAGAAACGTTAGCACAAAATACAGGGTTCAATTTTAGTACTTCAGAGAATCAGTTGATGATCAGAAGTATGGTTAAAGATTTTGCGGAAAAGAATATCCGTCCTCATGTAATGGAATGGGACGAAGCACAGACTTTTCCTGTAGAAGTTTTTAAGAAATTGGGTGAGCTGGGAATGATGGGTGTATTAGTACCTGAAGTTTATGGCGGATCGGGATTCGGTTACCAGGAATATGTAGACGTAATTGTAGAGGTAGCCAGGGTTTGCGGATCTATAGGCTTATCTCTTGCTGCGCACAATTCTTTATGTACAGGTCATATCCTTGCATTTGGAACGGAAGAACAAAAAATGAAGTGGCTGCCTAAACTGGCAACTGCCGAATGGATTGGTGCCTGGGGCTTAACTGAAGCGAATACAGGATCCGATGCATTGAGAATGATGACTACTGCCACATTGGATGGTGATCATTATGTTTTAAATGGTGCGAAAAACTGGATTACCCATGGTAAATCGGGTGATATCGCAGTAGTGATGGTAAGAACAGGTGAAAAGGGAGATTCTAAAGGTATTTCTGCTATCGTGGTAGAACGCGGAACTCCGGGCTTTTCAGCTGGTAAAAAGGAAAATAAGTTAGGGATGCGTGCATCTGAGACTACAGAAATGATATTTGACAACTGCCGTGTACCCGTAGCGAATTTACTGGGTAATGTAGGTGAAGGCTTTAAACAGGCGATGAAAGTGCTGGATGGTGGAAGAATTTCTATTGCTGCATTATCATTGGGGATTGCAAAAGGTGCTTATGAAGCTGCACTGGCCTATGCTCAGGAGAGACACCAGTTCGGGCAGCCAATTTCAAGTTTCCAGGCGATCAGTTTTAAACTGGCGGATATGGCTACTGAAATTGAAGCAGCTGAATTGTTAATCAGACAATCTGCCGATTTAAAGAACCGTGGTCAGAAAATGACTAAAGAGTCTGCTATGGCAAAATACTTTGCCTCAGAGGTCGCTGTAAGGGCTGCTACTGAAGCGGTACAGATCTTTGGTGGCTATGGTTATACGAAAGACTTCCCTGTAGAGAAGTTTTACCGTGACAGTAAGTTATGTACGATCGGGGAGGGGACTTCGGAGATCCAGAAAATTGTAATTGCGAGAGAAATCTTAAATAAATAA